The Paenibacillus amylolyticus genome contains the following window.
TCAGGCTGCACTAAGTGTACATATTGGTTCATGGGCATCGGGATTCCTCGCGGTTATGGTGTTCCTGTTTGCCTTCAGTACACTCATCGGAAATTATTACTACGGAGAAACCAACATTGAGTTTATCAAATCCAACAAAGTATGGCTGTGGGTATACCGTATTTGCGTTATCGCGATGGTGGTGTTTGGTGCGGTAGCCAAAGTGCAGCTGGTATGGGATTTGGCTGACCTGTTCATGGGGCTCATGGTCGTGGTGAACCTGATTGCAATTCTGATGCTGTCCAAGGTGACTTTCGAAGCATTGAAGGACTATAAAAGACAGAAGGCTGAAGGACGTGATCCCGTCTTTACCCGGGACCGGATTCATATTCCGGGTGAGGTAGAATGCTGGCAGTCGGAAGAGGAAGTTATTGGAGATAAATCAGTACATGTAGCCAGTTAAACTTTCATTAGGACCTGGTTGGTTATATGCCAATGGACATAACAAAAACAGGACTTAGATTATCCATCATGGGCAACCCGAGTCCTGTTTGTTGCATTACTTTTTAACTGAATAGCTGATGAGTTGCTCGGACAGAGCTTTCATTCGTGCGCCGGTTTCATTAAGCTGCTCAATCACGTCCGTGAAGGATGCTACAAGCGTTGCTTGTTCTTGTGAAGAGGCTGCAATCTGGGAGACTTCAACTTCCATCTGCTTGATAACCTGTTGTACATCTCTCAGACTGGTATCGATATCACTTGTAGCCTGTTTGGCATCGACAGAGAGTTTGCGTACTTCGGATGCCACCACACCGAAGCCCGCGCCTGCCTCGCCAACCCGAGCAGCTTCAATAGCGGCATTCAGGCCAAGCAGGTTGGTCTGTTCCGAGATTTCACGAATGAATCCGGCGACTTTATTGATCTGAGATGAGTTCTGAACAGCAAGTCTTGTGTTCTGCAGGATCTGCTCACTTGTTGCTTGCAATTCTTCGGCATGGGCGGCAACATGCTGCACCATATCAACGAGGTTGCCATTGATGGTTTGATTTTCTTGTATAATATCTTCTAGTTGGTTCTGATTGGATTGGTCGTAAGATACACAGAAAACAGCAACTACGTTTTGGTTATCATCAAAGATTGGAATATTTAAGGTATCCAACTCAATACCATAAATCTCTTTGGGTAGAGTTGAGAGTGTAGCTTCTTTTCCGTTTTTCAAGACGGCAAAATTCTGGAACGATTCCAAGAGTGCCATTCCTTTTTCAAAACCAAGGTCAAACTTATCTGTGGTAATGACTTCCAATACCTTTTCGTGATCATAGACGGATAAGCTGGCTGGTTCCCGAAGAATCTGACTGATATAAGGCATGACTTTAAGCAGGGCATCTA
Protein-coding sequences here:
- a CDS encoding methyl-accepting chemotaxis protein yields the protein MNVVDALLKVMPYISQILREPASLSVYDHEKVLEVITTDKFDLGFEKGMALLESFQNFAVLKNGKEATLSTLPKEIYGIELDTLNIPIFDDNQNVVAVFCVSYDQSNQNQLEDIIQENQTINGNLVDMVQHVAAHAEELQATSEQILQNTRLAVQNSSQINKVAGFIREISEQTNLLGLNAAIEAARVGEAGAGFGVVASEVRKLSVDAKQATSDIDTSLRDVQQVIKQMEVEVSQIAASSQEQATLVASFTDVIEQLNETGARMKALSEQLISYSVKK